The Deltaproteobacteria bacterium genome includes a window with the following:
- a CDS encoding EVE domain-containing protein, which yields MNYWLVKSEPFKYSWEQFLKDKRTFWDGVRNYQARNNLRAMKKDDTVLFYHSNEGLAVVGIAKVVKESYQDPTSEDPNWVVVDLSPVETLKTPVTLSEMKQEKRLQNLALIRQGRLSVCPVTKEEFEVIVAKGRGNGL from the coding sequence ATGAACTACTGGCTAGTCAAATCCGAACCGTTCAAATACTCATGGGAACAGTTCCTCAAAGACAAGCGCACGTTCTGGGATGGCGTACGGAATTATCAAGCACGCAACAACCTGCGCGCGATGAAAAAAGACGATACCGTGTTGTTTTACCATAGCAACGAAGGGCTCGCGGTTGTGGGCATCGCCAAGGTCGTTAAAGAATCGTATCAAGATCCAACTAGCGAAGATCCAAACTGGGTCGTGGTTGACCTCTCCCCGGTTGAGACACTCAAAACGCCAGTCACATTGAGTGAGATGAAACAGGAAAAGCGTTTGCAAAACCTCGCGCTTATTCGCCAAGGGCGGCTCTCGGTCTGCCCAGTAACGAAAGAGGAGTTTGAGGTCATTGTCGCGAAAGGCAGGGGAAACGGCCTGTAG